The window TTCATCTGACAGCTTAGTGATAGACAATACTGCTCGCGTTTACGCCTACACATTGTTTATGCCCGGGTATTCCACAGCCCACAGTGGCGGAGTGTGGGAGCGACGTGCACATAACACCGCTCAAAGCTTCCTTCTTAACAAGCACTTAACAATACAATATACGCCAATGATTTGGTTGTCTTTTATCTCCCGCGGCCAACGTTTTATCAAATATTGGCTATTTTGTAAACAACAAGCCATTTGGATTTGTTTGTAGTCAAAAACAGAGATTATTTAACAAGTTTGGATACACAGACTAGAGTATGGAATAGTCATCATATGTTTAACAGAAATAATGTACTGATACATAACTCAACTAAACCagtaaataatttctataaaaaaaatgactattCTATATCATATTTGATGTTTCCAGGCTTGGTCGTCTCACATTCAGACCCTTTCTCAAACAGTAGTTAGTCTCACACTAGGAATGTCTAACTAAATGCACAACGCGGCTTTTCCTACGACTTAGGGCGAGTTTACACGGTGCTGTTATAACAAGACAGCATAAAGCACGACAAAAAGCAGTGTGGACATCGAACTTTCGTGAATGAGTTTTCGACATATATACATGGTAATAACAGCACCGTCTAAATAAGTCCTTATTCTCTGTCACCGAAGACTGAGTTTTCAGTTTTGACACAGCTAGGTTCCATTATCAAATTAAAGAAACCTTTATTTGAATTGTACCTAAATAAACAAGGTCTGACAGAGTATAAAATACCtagatttaagtatttaaaaactttagaattatttctatttatttatcattttgaaaaCATCGATACAGTGTATAGCTGCAATTCCTAGCTTGTGTCACCTACAATCTAAGTTTACATCACATCACAAGTACACAACTCTCAACACCATCCCATACTTTTAACAGAGACAGAGACATTCTCACTCATTACTTTTGCCTTCCAATCATTCTTCATTAGAGGTACAGCGAAGTGGTTACGGCTTTTATGGATTTGGTGAAAAATATCAATTAGAATTTTagtatattagtttttaacGATTTTATGAGTGACCTAGAAATGTCGCACAAACATAAGACGGTTTCTTACAGAATGGCAGTCAATTACGTACTCGGTAATATCGAAACGATTCGTTGTAAATTTTCGAAAACTATCGATGTTTGTGTAACATCTCTAAAgggtaataatatataaattcaacGGTGACCGCCGCGGGAGATCCATCTCTACAATTGTGATACACATCCGCTCCGGAATCGAACCCCGCGCCCACACGACCCGCCCCACGCATACACGTGCTCGTAACAAATTATAGCGCGTCAGTAAGTCGATGTAGACGGATCGTGGAGTCGACATCGGTTCCGAAAAATACCAACCGCTCTCGAGCATCTACCGATAAAACTTGcacacagtttttttttaaatcttcattACTATTAGTATGgatttcaatttcatttattcTGATTATCAAAACTGTTGATATTTTAAGCAGCAATTATATACTGTCCGCAAGTTGTATCGATAAATACAATACGAAGTGCGCCAATACGCGTGGCAACATAATGAGCAGCAGTGGCGGCGTGTGGCGCGTGGCGGGGTGAGGCGACATGTGGCGGTGCGGCGGTGTGGCGGTGTGGCTAGTGTGCGGGCGCGTCCGTCTGCGTGGCGCGTGTGTgggtgcgcgcgcgcgtgcgccGGCGCTACGACGCGGAGCTgcccccgccgccgcctccACCGCCACCTCTTGAACCCTCCTCGCGCTGCTTGCTGATGTACACCTGcacaaaacgtaaaataattgtaatttgaatatgatttattaaaataacctgTAAGTTCAATGAGTACTCCTACTGTCTAGTTTATGTCCGTCCCAGGAATCTTTAATCAGAAGACCATTctcaaatgtaaaatattcacACTAATAATTATGCTCGAGTATAGTGCCTAAATGAACCTAATTGAATTTAGAAAAATTGCTTCAAAACAGGCTGTTATTCATTTGTGTCAATGCATGTAATATAGAcgacttatttatttgttattatctaGTTAATTGCAGTGTGTGTGTACGGTGGTACATACCTGCAGCAGCCGGTACTTGCTGACGGAGAGGTGCTTGAGATGCGGCTGCATGCGTTCGTCTCCGAGCGCGAAGGTGAAGGCGACCATGCAGAACACGGCGGCCTTGCGCACGGCGGAGTTGTGGTGGTCGGCGAGCTGCGCCACGCCCTCCATCAGCGCGGCCACCAGCTCGTCGGGCAGCTCGGTGGGGCGCGCCTTGGCCACCTCCGCCGCTAACTTCAGCGCGCACAGCGACGTCGGGAACCCGCGCGTGCGCAGCACCGGACGCAGTAGCGCCAATACCTGTAACGTATTAGCACGTTAGTCAGATTTACAATTTCAAATCTATTTTTGTTAACAAGTTTCCAATATTGTTTCGGCATCGCCacgttgatataaatatttaagatttttttaaacctcCATATTATTTCATCACTATTGACTGCTGTTTTCCCAGACACagaaaaatgtgtaaatatattaacagcTAGTAATAGCGAGCGTCACCTGGTGTGCGGGCACCGCGTTGGCGATGTGCGGCATGCCGGCCTCGACGGCGCGCATGACCTCCTTGTTGAGCGACTCGTAGGCGTGGATGAGCTTGAGCACGATGAGGTCGAAGTAGTCCTGCCACTGCGGGCGCGTCTCCTCGCGGCGACAGAGCCACACCAGCACCTTCACCGCCTCCGCCGCCGCGCGCTCCTGCGCCGTGCCCCAGCCTGCAGGCAACACGGGGAGGTGATGAACACTCTAGTGATATTTACTTCTAAATTTAACTTAGCTCAGTTTTGGGAAGGTTTTAGTACAATGtgcatttgtaaaaaaaagcaATTGTATTAACAAAACCGATATACTGCTAttctagataaaaaaaaaaaatacaaatattgaatattatttgaatgaaaaGGCGATCGAGCTGTTCATTGTGTTCGTCGATAAATTGCAATAAAGATGAGGTGATCACTCACCGGAAGTTTGCTGCGCGTTGGTGGCTGCTTCGGAGTTTTCTTTGTTACCAGAGTTCTCGTCCGTTGACAGCACCGCTAGAGCTACCCGCACTATGTTCCTGGAAACATTGACGATAACTTTAATGAATCCCATTGATTTCTAGTTTTAATACACATATGTTATGGGTTAAATCCTAATTTATGTTGCACACGTTCGTTGTGAGCAAACCAATAAGTCTGAGAATTTAGAGAtgttatttaaggcgatacctcaaggtccattttcatacattttgtttcggctttaatctgggtaactaaacaagtattggcaagtaaagaatttaaattcacgtctagttagtgattagttctcgcaattgaagaaaaacgtaaaaataattaataatcatggatatttcggcctttaaaatttaatatgacgaaattttaaaggccgaaatatccatgattattaattatttttacatttttctttcaactgcgagaactaatcactaactagacgtgaatttaaattctttacttgccaatacttgtttagttacccagattaaagccgaaataaaatgtatgaaaatggaccttgaggtatcgccttaagagttataatacatacaaagtacggtcttattttattaaaatctaacgACCTGACCCCGCTTTGCACAGGGAATTCAGCATAATATGTgcctataatttaatttttcgtatataacattaatgaattatGCTCATACACTTTCTTCTTAAATCACACTGTCCATTAGTGAAAACCGTATGataatccgtttagtagtttttgagttgatCGCTGGCAAGAACGAAGAATTCAGacgagtttattttataataataaggatAATTAACTAATGAGACGACGACTCGGCAATCGTAGTGTAGGATGCCCATCAGCTAGGTgaagtgacgatctgcgaaaaatcgctggcaagaactggatgcgacaggccgaagacagggtagtATGGCGCATAtaggaggaggcctatgtccagcagggGACAAAGATATGGGTTAATGATGACaaatctgtatatataaaaatgaatccctattttccttggtcacgccatcacgcgtgaacgtctggaccgatttcactattttatttgttgttgttgcgtttgttattgtcaggtgaaggatcttatgaaagaaaaaattaaggaagttgagcggaacgttataaaatttaagaaaagttaatttaagcgattgacagaatgcgcgctgcaaattcatagttaagacaggataACGTCTGTGGGGTCAACTAgttaactaataataatgagTGTAGTAGTGGTGTGCGAGTGTAGGGCGCTCACTTGAAGTACTCCTTGGGCTTCCTGCAGTCGCCGTACTTGAGCAGCTCGTGCGTGGCGAGCAGCAGGCGCTCGGCCGTCTcgggcgccgcgcgcgccgcgtcCAGCGCCACCAGCGCCTCCAGCACCTCCGGCTCGCGCAGCCCCGCTGCAACACCACCACACTCATTGCTCTACTCGCTACTGAGCTctgatatttatttcttatacgggcacaataaaatgtcgactgacgagagatgactacccctcgacagttgccataattatgccggcctgttggaaccggatatacacttgccgatcccggaacgcgacacacttacttgggccattacattattttaacataattcatTACATTCGGCATGGACATCTTACTGTACACAGTAAACTAATGCCTTGATAACCTACAATCTCACCACCATTTCTACTAAGCAAAGCGACgaaatacatataaattcaattttcaatataattataccGCTAAGTATTCACTTTGATccactatatattataataaattggtcCTCACATTTGGTGACTATGTATCCATTCTCGTCCGTCTCGTAAGGTTTCATTTTGTCGCGACCCAGATTGCTCGAGTTGTATTCCCTGCAACatacataacaaattatatacaaaCACGTGACGTAATCTTCAATTATtatgcgtgcgaaagaatgaGATAGAACGATATACTACGCGCCCACTCTTGTACGTTGTAGTGTTTGAAATATAGTTACTGCCTTAattcttaaccaattttaatagttttcaaAGAAGAGGttctttactatttattatatttcttttaattatagaaCGATGTTCAAAATCAGAAATAGAAAATACCCAATTAGATATTAGATATACTAATTAATGAATATCTGTGACATTGCACCTAAAAGTCTCTTTTTGAATTCCCAAGTCTTTCATTATTCTTTTCTCACAATTTAGTGGCTATTCAAGAGTCAAGACAAATTCTATAATATTGCTTTCAACTGacgtttagtttttaaatagtgAGTGTATCATATACCCATGATGGTGCGGGAAATCCAGCCTGTTGTGGGTCGGGACGGGTGAGGATTCCTTGGTGCTGTTTGCTTCTTCCGAACTGTCTGCCGATGCGGCGCGGCCCAGGGGATccctgtaaatataaattaaatttttaccaaACATTTTCTTATTCAAAGTAAGTTATCCACTAAGCGAAAATTTAAGTGCCTCCTATTTTTGCAGGGTTTAGTGCGGAACTcatatcaaaaatgtatgcaGAAGAAATCCACATTAGTTTATGCGTGTATAAGCAAAGAAACATGCTTAGGGGGCTTGCTTTTGCATTAAAGTAATTGCTGccaaaatttaattgaatttttttataaaattataccaaaataaattCTATGTATTACCACAACATGGCGAACTTTCTAGTTATAAGAAAAACTCTTAGGCTATAGTGAAATGAAAAGCAATATACATACGCGTTGTAGTGTCCGTTGGGCACTCCGTTGTGCCCCTTGTTGGAGAGCGTCACGTCCGACATCTGGCTGATGCCGGAGTCCTTGCTAGACATGTAGTTGCCGCACTCCgctgaaaaatacatttttatggtaACAATCTCTCGATGAAACGTCGGAGTATTTATGTTGGGGCCACAGTAAGGTTTTCGTCCACTATCATAGTGTAATGGTGTGATCAAGACTTGATAGGTAACCATTTACTGAAACTGGGAAAGAAGGAACTTTATGCCTGGGCAACGAATAGGAGTTGAGATGTATAAAAACTGGAAGACTGGTCCGACTAAGCATGAACCATGAATGATGTTTTAGGAACTGAATGCTAACCTCCAGaggctgtattttttttaacagtgtAAATCTCTGGCAACACAGCCGTGTTATATTCGGGAAATGAGTGTGGAATGATTTCGGTATTTCTATCATCATAAACGCAATGAGATGCGTTACGTGCTTATTGTGAACTGTTATAACGCGTGGGCTTAGTAAGAGGTGTGCGCAGCGGGTTACCGTTGGAGTGGTGCGCGGTGTAGGTGTGTATCTCGCTGGTGGTCTTGCGGATGCGCGAGTGCACGTCGTCGACGGCGCTGAGCGCGCTGGCGCCGCTGACGCCGCTGGCGCCGCTCGCCGTGCGCAGCGGGCTGTCGCTGCCTGCTGCAACACCGCCGTACACTACTCACTCACTGACATCGCGCTAGTCTAGTTTAGTCTTTTAATTCTAGTCtagaattttttgtttgttttctttcaccgttaaagtaaccGATAACagattaatacatacataattttcaaaaattagaCCAATGTGTGCCTTGGGTTCTCAACTTGCATACCTTCACATTAGTAATCAGTTCCATTTCTAACGAGGCTACTGTGTGCTTAACTTTGAATTCACGTTAAATCTAATTTTAGTCTGTACTTTAAATTCACGTCAAATCCAATTTTTACCATTTTGATTTCATTTGTAAGCTTATGAATCTAAATGAAATCTTTTAAATGCGTGAAGTACGTATTATAGAAATCATAAATAGGTAGTATAACATGGTATGCTTACTGCTGGAAGTCCTTCGTACATGCTGTTGAACCACGCTGTTGACGAGCGCCTGCGTGTCCGCCGGCAGCTCGCTCATCAGCGCTGTGAACTGAAACAACACGACTTACTAATTAGCGAGACATCGACTTTTTCTTATTCCGTcactgattatattatattaggtgATAGTAAGTACAGTGTAGTTAATAGTTGGAATATAGTAACGGATAAAGAGAGGTTGTGTTCTTTGACTATTATTACACTAGGTCACATTGTTTAGTGTCTGGTCTAGCGCGTCACTCACGGGTACGGGGTTGCAGTCGTAGAGACAGGCGAGCGCAGTCCGCGCGGCGCTGCGCACGTCGGGGGCCCTAGCGTCCGCCGCCAGCGACGCCATCTTGCACAGCGCGCGCCCCGCCGCGCCCGACGCGCCGCCTGCGGGCACCACGCGCGTCACATTGTTATTAGACAGTGGAATACAATTGAACAATAAATCTAAGACTATGAGTTTTTAAATGATTCAATTGATAATTTGAACAATTACTCCTGAAagtcataattttatacaataccaTAATTTGTGTTTGTATGTATATCTGTTTGGTGTGTGTGTGCGTACCGTGTAGCGCATGCGCGAGTGCGGCGGGCGTGCAGTAGTGCAGCGCGAGGTCGGCGACGAACcgcagcgccgccgcgcgcgtGCGTGCTGCGGGCGCCGCCGCGCCGTCCGACAAGAACCTGCAACCACACACGCCTGGTAATGACGGAAATGATCATCGACTAACATAACATGCCCTGCCTTACAACTACATTTGCTGATTTCGAAATTATACTGTTATAAATATGCACTAATatctaatcaaaatataaaaacactggCTGGAAAGTAGGACGGCGTTCACATACTTAGTTAAAGATATTCTTTTGACATATATAGAGGTACCTGAATATATTGTGTAGCTGTAATTCGGCGGGGAAGCACTCGTGTATAACGTCTAAAGTCTTCATAATCTTGCTCTGCACCGAGCCCAGTATGTCCGTGCCTAGTTTCATTAGTAAtctgaaacaaaaacatttatttgtacaataCCTAACATAACTTAATTCGAGAAAAAAGTTCCTCGAATTTTCCATTCCATAATAACAATCGTTGAAGTTAGTTAAGATTAGAGCTTGTACTAAACATGTTGAATAATTCgttgcattttattataaaacaagttaTCAATGGTGTGATAGTGTAACACAACATATTACACGAATTAAAATCGATAGcacaagattattttttattgaaatccccTCATCGTCCTTATCAGCCACCTAAAGTCCACTGCTcattataggctatatataatgATTTGTAGTCGGACCTGTCAATAGTGGCCTGCAAACTTTATCAATTCAACTAAATTCACTCAATATCGTTGTAAATTGGTGATTCGTCCCACCTGAACATAAGCTGATAGAGCCAGTCCTTGAGCTGCTGCCAGTGCACCAGGAGCAGTTCGCACACCGCGTCCAGCAGCAGCGAGAACACCTTGGTGTGCGCGTCCACGAACATCTTATTCAGCAGCTCGGTCAGTCGACGTAGCTGCTCGTCGGTCAGCAGTCGACCGCTGTTCAGGTAGTTTGCCTGGTACGGAAAAAGTTGTTAGGGGTGGGAAAATTATTGCGAATTGCGATTGCTAGTGATCCTTTAAGAACATGGTCAAAGTGATAGCGACTTGCCACCAATATGAGACCGTAGCAAGTATTGCTTACAGGATGGAGAAGCAATCTTGTTCAGGATTTGGTTTTCTGAATGgtctatcataaaaaaaatatatagttgaaATATAGGTACGATTTCAAAAGAGCAATTTTCGTcctaaaatatcgatatcgattagTATCGAATCGatatgtttgaattttaaacttCGAACCAAACATTTATCACTCTCTTCCTCCACAAGTTCTGGCACTCACTCAGTGGTTGTATAGTGTGTGCTCACCAGATGTGTAAGTCCGTCCTTGCGCTCAGTCCAGTGCGTGCAGGCGCACAGGGCGATGATGTCGTCCGGGTGCGGCGGGGGAGGGGGCGAGCCGCACTCCCACCCCAGCCGCGACGCCGAACCAGACCACGACACGCTCTGCAACATACCACACATGTTGTGAATGAAGATTTGTCGAatacaataaagtgtatttattaagaattaaaattgaCTTAAATGTATCTTATATTACTGGGAAGGCCTTTGTAAAAATAGAAAGTCTTTGTTACAacagtaatattattgttagcAAAGTATATTTTACCAAAGTGCCAAGTTCTATATgcaaaaattctttaaatatttggaTCCTTTGAGCCGAATTTGATTCAAAGATTAGAGGAAATATGAGAGGGTTGGTTTTTGATAGCAATACTTACATCATGTCTTCTATAGGAATCAAGGCTTCTCTCCGAACACACGCTGGAAGCCTCGGAGTCGTCGTCACGCCCCCTACCACCTTCGCACGCCGAGCTGTCTTCGGGACTCTGcagacattataattaaaaaaatagtgtcaCGTGTGAATCGATGAGGAGTAGGTACATAATCTATTAGCCTAGGTGTGATTGTCTCTACTTTCACACAGGCGCATTGCAATGctataatgtaattttcaaGTTTCAAATGATttagttataaagtttttagtcCATCTTTTTTGGAAGTAGTTTTTGGTTTTAAGTCCAGCTTTGGTGGGTGATTTGTTACAGTCCAGTTTGAAGGAGCCTGTCGCCAGCCTACCCGGAGCGAGTGCTCGGCGTCCCGGGACTGCTGCAGCAGGCGCAGCGTGGCGGCGGGCGTGCGCGACGGCGCCGTGCGCTCGGCGCGCTCCGTGCTCTCGCGCCGGCGCAGCGCCGACCCCACCACGCTGCTCGAGCGCGCGCTGCGCGGCGCCGCGCTCCTGCAGATGGACATTACGAAATTACATTGCAtggcattttaataaaactagatTAACACCAACACAACATAATACAGAATTCAATGATACActatacaaacattaaaaatataatttgttacttTGAGGAAAACATTCCAATTTCACTTAAATGACTAGACTTTAATaactactttattaataaattatatgactaTAGAATCAGACCCAAATCCTCGCCACTGTACATACCTGGTAGGGCTGGTCTCTCTAGATCCGGCCAGAGACCTCGGTATGCCCGAGGGTCTCCTGCGCGCGCTGTAGAGCGACATGGGGCCGGTGTTGCGCGACGACGGCGACGAGGATCTGGAGGTGGCTGTGAAGATAATTATTGGgttaatgaacataaaaataGACCAAGCTAACGATTGAAGAAATAGGCTGATGAGAAGCACCTTGACATTTTATTACCCTCTTTCAAATTGGAGTGTAGAGGAGCTACTTCTCAATCTACCTTCTATTTGGGTAATTAGTTGGTGTGAGTGTTGATCGTGTACTCACGTTGCGACTGCGACACGCCGGGGCGCGAGCGCGAGCGGCCGACAGTGCGCTCGGGGCTGGGCGgcacgccgccgcccgcgccgctccCGCCGCTCGCGCCCGTCGCCGGTGACCGCTTCGCACGCGCTGTCACAAACAAACATCTTTAAataactactactactacatTCATACACGATTCTTTATCTACGATggtattaaatgaaaaaaaaagtacatttttaCAACTACACCTCTTCTGCGAGTTAAAATAGAACATTTGAAAAATTGATACTATATTGAATAGTAATATACACGCTAGGAACtagtaaatgaaaaaatacacaatGCTACTACTATATAAAAACTAACACATGACTCCTATGTTTAGGTCTTTAAAAAATTACGGACTTATATACGTGATTGGTAAGGGAGCGAATTCTTAAATTTCTTCTTAAAtcaaaacgtaaaataaattttatctaa of the Manduca sexta isolate Smith_Timp_Sample1 chromosome 18, JHU_Msex_v1.0, whole genome shotgun sequence genome contains:
- the LOC115444535 gene encoding CLIP-associating protein isoform X3 gives rise to the protein MAHYPQPASLEAALPLLSRPDLRLRQQLGEQLTALVRREPDIPNDLAAQLLDALVAWLNGGNFKVAQNALEVMTALAERMGPDFSHFVPTVLPHIIDRLADTKEGVRHWARQCVCALGASRCAPPRALLARLTPALAHKAPHAREDAVRCIQALLDTHGAAELQLRAAVPNLASLVGDPSSAVRDAAVQLLVDVYRHVGERLRQDLKKKELLPTQKLALLEQKFDEAREAGLLLPTATAGADEADFVSRTVKRTMTIPTSGKAREGDSSGASTPVSSSAGAGAGAGAGGEAGAVSCEAFEAAFASSAPAAVYGARGLDDLCRHAAALLGDRAADWEKRVDALKKIRSLLTANAHQQYPAEFAAHLKDLSVPFLVVIKDLRSQVVREACITIAHMAKVLRTKLEQFSLYILQELINLIQNAAKVVSSAGTVCVRYIVTHVHSPRLVPVILTNLTTNKSKEIRSTLSEVLVMLLEKWSTPAVEKQQQAIRDAIRRACVDADSAARTNARRAYWAYKTHFPEDAEALFTRLDSAAQKQIERERNIGSVDSLHHVGTERRAIVSPRSPSASVSERSPSGAVGAVGAAGRSASAVDAAAAQRARARALYSHMSRAKLQPASTASLPRAKRSPATGASGGSGAGGGVPPSPERTVGRSRSRPGVSQSQPTSRSSSPSSRNTGPMSLYSARRRPSGIPRSLAGSRETSPTRSAAPRSARSSSVVGSALRRRESTERAERTAPSRTPAATLRLLQQSRDAEHSLRSPEDSSACEGGRGRDDDSEASSVCSERSLDSYRRHDSVSWSGSASRLGWECGSPPPPPHPDDIIALCACTHWTERKDGLTHLANYLNSGRLLTDEQLRRLTELLNKMFVDAHTKVFSLLLDAVCELLLVHWQQLKDWLYQLMFRLLMKLGTDILGSVQSKIMKTLDVIHECFPAELQLHNIFRFLSDGAAAPAARTRAAALRFVADLALHYCTPAALAHALHGGASGAAGRALCKMASLAADARAPDVRSAARTALACLYDCNPVPFTALMSELPADTQALVNSVVQQHVRRTSSTGSDSPLRTASGASGVSGASALSAVDDVHSRIRKTTSEIHTYTAHHSNAECGNYMSSKDSGISQMSDVTLSNKGHNGVPNGHYNADPLGRAASADSSEEANSTKESSPVPTHNRLDFPHHHGEYNSSNLGRDKMKPYETDENGYIVTKSGLREPEVLEALVALDAARAAPETAERLLLATHELLKYGDCRKPKEYFKNIVRVALAVLSTDENSGNKENSEAATNAQQTSGWGTAQERAAAEAVKVLVWLCRREETRPQWQDYFDLIVLKLIHAYESLNKEVMRAVEAGMPHIANAVPAHQVLALLRPVLRTRGFPTSLCALKLAAEVAKARPTELPDELVAALMEGVAQLADHHNSAVRKAAVFCMVAFTFALGDERMQPHLKHLSVSKYRLLQVYISKQREEGSRGGGGGGGGGSSAS
- the LOC115444535 gene encoding CLIP-associating protein isoform X4, which codes for MAHYPQPASLEAALPLLSRPDLRLRQQLGEQLTALVRREPDIPNDLAAQLLDALVAWLNGGNFKVAQNALEVMTALAERMGPDFSHFVPTVLPHIIDRLADTKEGVRHWARQCVCALGASRCAPPRALLARLTPALAHKAPHAREDAVRCIQALLDTHGAAELQLRAAVPNLASLVGDPSSAVRDAAVQLLVDVYRHVGERLRQDLKKKELLPTQKLALLEQKFDEAREAGLLLPTAGADEADFVSRTVKRTMTIPTSGKAREGDSSGASTPVSSSAGAGAGAGAGGEAGAVSCEAFEAAFASSAPAAVYGARGLDDLCRHAAALLGDRAADWEKRVDALKKIRSLLTANAHQQYPAEFAAHLKDLSVPFLVVIKDLRSQVVREACITIAHMAKVLRTKLEQFSLYILQELINLIQNAAKVVSSAGTVCVRYIVTHVHSPRLVPVILTNLTTNKSKEIRSTLSEVLVMLLEKWSTPAVEKQQQAIRDAIRRACVDADSAARTNARRAYWAYKTHFPEDAEALFTRLDSAAQKQIERERNIGSVDSLHHVGTERRAIVSPRSPSASVSERSPSGAVGAVGAAGRSASAVDAAAAQRARARALYSHMSRAKLQPASTASLPRAKRSPATGASGGSGAGGGVPPSPERTVGRSRSRPGVSQSQPTSRSSSPSSRNTGPMSLYSARRRPSGIPRSLAGSRETSPTRSAAPRSARSSSVVGSALRRRESTERAERTAPSRTPAATLRLLQQSRDAEHSLRSPEDSSACEGGRGRDDDSEASSVCSERSLDSYRRHDSVSWSGSASRLGWECGSPPPPPHPDDIIALCACTHWTERKDGLTHLANYLNSGRLLTDEQLRRLTELLNKMFVDAHTKVFSLLLDAVCELLLVHWQQLKDWLYQLMFRLLMKLGTDILGSVQSKIMKTLDVIHECFPAELQLHNIFRFLSDGAAAPAARTRAAALRFVADLALHYCTPAALAHALHGGASGAAGRALCKMASLAADARAPDVRSAARTALACLYDCNPVPFTALMSELPADTQALVNSVVQQHVRRTSSTGSDSPLRTASGASGVSGASALSAVDDVHSRIRKTTSEIHTYTAHHSNAECGNYMSSKDSGISQMSDVTLSNKGHNGVPNGHYNADPLGRAASADSSEEANSTKESSPVPTHNRLDFPHHHGEYNSSNLGRDKMKPYETDENGYIVTKSGLREPEVLEALVALDAARAAPETAERLLLATHELLKYGDCRKPKEYFKNIVRVALAVLSTDENSGNKENSEAATNAQQTSGWGTAQERAAAEAVKVLVWLCRREETRPQWQDYFDLIVLKLIHAYESLNKEVMRAVEAGMPHIANAVPAHQVLALLRPVLRTRGFPTSLCALKLAAEVAKARPTELPDELVAALMEGVAQLADHHNSAVRKAAVFCMVAFTFALGDERMQPHLKHLSVSKYRLLQVYISKQREEGSRGGGGGGGGGSSAS
- the LOC115444535 gene encoding CLIP-associating protein isoform X1 is translated as MAHYPQPASLEAALPLLSRPDLRLRQQLGEQLTALVRREPDIPNDLAAQLLDALVAWLNGGNFKVAQNALEVMTALAERMGPDFSHFVPTVLPHIIDRLADTKEGVRHWARQCVCALGASRCAPPRALLARLTPALAHKAPHAREDAVRCIQALLDTHGAAELQLRAAVPNLASLVGDPSSAVRDAAVQLLVDVYRHVGERLRQDLKKKELLPTQKLALLEQKFDEAREAGLLLPTATAGADEADFVSRTVKRTMTIPTSGKAREGDSSGASTPACEPPKRTVGGLYIPSVVRKPPPPAKMTSAGSVSSSAGAGAGAGAGGEAGAVSCEAFEAAFASSAPAAVYGARGLDDLCRHAAALLGDRAADWEKRVDALKKIRSLLTANAHQQYPAEFAAHLKDLSVPFLVVIKDLRSQVVREACITIAHMAKVLRTKLEQFSLYILQELINLIQNAAKVVSSAGTVCVRYIVTHVHSPRLVPVILTNLTTNKSKEIRSTLSEVLVMLLEKWSTPAVEKQQQAIRDAIRRACVDADSAARTNARRAYWAYKTHFPEDAEALFTRLDSAAQKQIERERNIGSVDSLHHVGTERRAIVSPRSPSASVSERSPSGAVGAVGAAGRSASAVDAAAAQRARARALYSHMSRAKLQPASTASLPRAKRSPATGASGGSGAGGGVPPSPERTVGRSRSRPGVSQSQPTSRSSSPSSRNTGPMSLYSARRRPSGIPRSLAGSRETSPTRSAAPRSARSSSVVGSALRRRESTERAERTAPSRTPAATLRLLQQSRDAEHSLRSPEDSSACEGGRGRDDDSEASSVCSERSLDSYRRHDSVSWSGSASRLGWECGSPPPPPHPDDIIALCACTHWTERKDGLTHLANYLNSGRLLTDEQLRRLTELLNKMFVDAHTKVFSLLLDAVCELLLVHWQQLKDWLYQLMFRLLMKLGTDILGSVQSKIMKTLDVIHECFPAELQLHNIFRFLSDGAAAPAARTRAAALRFVADLALHYCTPAALAHALHGGASGAAGRALCKMASLAADARAPDVRSAARTALACLYDCNPVPFTALMSELPADTQALVNSVVQQHVRRTSSTGSDSPLRTASGASGVSGASALSAVDDVHSRIRKTTSEIHTYTAHHSNAECGNYMSSKDSGISQMSDVTLSNKGHNGVPNGHYNADPLGRAASADSSEEANSTKESSPVPTHNRLDFPHHHGEYNSSNLGRDKMKPYETDENGYIVTKSGLREPEVLEALVALDAARAAPETAERLLLATHELLKYGDCRKPKEYFKNIVRVALAVLSTDENSGNKENSEAATNAQQTSGWGTAQERAAAEAVKVLVWLCRREETRPQWQDYFDLIVLKLIHAYESLNKEVMRAVEAGMPHIANAVPAHQVLALLRPVLRTRGFPTSLCALKLAAEVAKARPTELPDELVAALMEGVAQLADHHNSAVRKAAVFCMVAFTFALGDERMQPHLKHLSVSKYRLLQVYISKQREEGSRGGGGGGGGGSSAS